One window from the genome of Enterococcus haemoperoxidus ATCC BAA-382 encodes:
- a CDS encoding response regulator transcription factor translates to MSNILIIEDEKNLARFVELELKHEGYTAEVHYNGRTGLEAALNNDWDAILLDLMLPELNGLEVCRRVRQVKNTPIIMMTARDSVIDRVSGLDHGADDYIVKPFAIEELLARLRALLRRIDIEGDKNVAKQTTITYRDLTIEKENRVVRRNSEMIELTKREYELLLTLMENVNVVLARDVLLNKVWGYETEVETNVVDVYIRYLRNKIDVPGEESYIQTVRGTGYVMRS, encoded by the coding sequence ATGAGTAATATTCTTATTATTGAAGATGAAAAGAACTTAGCGCGTTTTGTAGAATTGGAGCTTAAACATGAGGGTTACACTGCGGAGGTTCACTACAATGGACGTACTGGTTTAGAAGCGGCTTTAAATAATGATTGGGATGCTATCCTTTTAGATTTGATGTTGCCTGAATTGAACGGGCTTGAAGTTTGTCGACGTGTACGCCAAGTGAAAAATACACCAATTATCATGATGACAGCGAGAGATTCAGTGATCGATCGTGTATCTGGTTTAGATCATGGAGCGGATGATTACATTGTAAAACCATTTGCTATAGAAGAATTGCTAGCGCGCTTACGTGCATTACTTCGCCGAATTGATATCGAAGGTGACAAAAACGTTGCAAAACAAACAACGATTACCTATCGTGATTTAACGATTGAAAAAGAAAATCGTGTTGTTCGCCGTAATTCTGAAATGATCGAATTAACGAAACGTGAATACGAATTATTATTGACTTTAATGGAAAATGTAAATGTTGTATTAGCCCGTGATGTACTATTAAATAAAGTTTGGGGTTATGAGACAGAAGTCGAAACAAATGTTGTTGATGTTTATATCCGTTATCTACGTAATAAAATTGATGTTCCTGGCGAGGAAAGCTACATTCAAACTGTTCGTGGAACAGGATATGTGATGCGCTCGTGA
- a CDS encoding ABC transporter ATP-binding protein produces the protein MKAFEFKNVSFIRDKKTLLNNVSWSAETGENWAILGLNGAGKTLLLQLICGYLWPTKGHLVVLDQVFGQASIPDLQRRIGWVSTALQYRMKNWETAEKIVLSGKFASIGIYQHYTVDELEQAKAILRNAGGESLIGKKYEVLSQGERQLVLISRALMTNPELLILDEPCNGLDLFAREKLLSQIKQIAEQESHPTLLYVTHHTEEILPCFNHLMLLKDGEIFAKGTRSELFNEEKFADFYAEPIQIIPLKDERFAVYPN, from the coding sequence ATGAAAGCTTTTGAATTTAAAAACGTCTCATTTATTCGGGATAAAAAGACATTGTTAAATAACGTAAGTTGGTCGGCTGAAACGGGTGAAAATTGGGCTATCCTTGGATTGAACGGCGCTGGCAAAACATTGCTCTTACAATTGATCTGCGGATATTTATGGCCAACAAAAGGACACTTAGTAGTTTTGGATCAAGTGTTTGGTCAGGCCTCAATACCCGATCTGCAGAGGCGAATAGGGTGGGTTAGTACGGCATTGCAGTATCGGATGAAAAATTGGGAAACAGCTGAAAAAATTGTTTTATCTGGCAAATTTGCTAGTATTGGTATTTATCAGCACTATACTGTTGACGAGCTAGAGCAAGCAAAAGCTATTTTACGAAATGCTGGTGGTGAATCGCTTATCGGAAAAAAATATGAAGTTTTATCTCAGGGAGAACGTCAATTGGTTTTGATTTCTAGAGCCTTAATGACCAACCCTGAATTACTGATTCTAGATGAACCTTGTAACGGCTTAGATTTATTCGCTAGAGAAAAGCTCTTATCACAAATCAAGCAAATTGCTGAACAAGAAAGTCATCCTACCCTCCTTTATGTTACCCATCATACTGAGGAAATTCTACCGTGTTTTAATCATTTGATGTTGTTGAAAGACGGCGAAATTTTTGCCAAAGGGACACGATCAGAACTATTTAATGAAGAAAAATTCGCAGATTTTTACGCTGAACCGATCCAAATTATTCCATTAAAAGATGAACGTTTTGCCGTTTATCCTAACTAA
- a CDS encoding HAMP domain-containing sensor histidine kinase: MKKAAKKELKGPSLTIKWASASSFFIFVVFTIFAVITYKSSVNLIVEKERENVERTVAEVGNRLANAKGNLTVSDVYEKLKTPSVEEDDLDSKKISVEGSLMEMDSMISELGQPPLFLSIYDTNGTLIFETQKIQSKLMKKEKQAAEIKTLDDKTGFLIIQLVYSKDNREQVGYIQAFYELSSFYDIRNRLLLTLIVLEIISLILSSILGFILSSYFLKPLKVLRDTMDTIRKDPQSDIHMPDIHSNDELADLAEIFNEMLDRMRRYIEQQEQFVEDVSHELRTPVAIIEGHLNLLNRWGKEDPEVLDESLEASLQEIVRMKSLVQEMLDLSRAEQVDVQYSNHTSNAKQVVYQVFNNFKILYPDFVITLDDDLLHEVTLGIYRNHFEQLLIIILDNAVKYSTTRKEVHISISKTLSEFEIAIQDFGEGIPEDDLDKIFNRFYRVDKARARNKGGNGLGLSIAKQLVENYKGRIDAESVVHQGTIFRIYIPIVNKSEIVE, encoded by the coding sequence ATGAAAAAAGCAGCAAAAAAAGAACTGAAGGGGCCTTCTTTGACAATCAAGTGGGCTTCTGCAAGTTCTTTCTTCATATTTGTTGTATTCACTATTTTCGCAGTGATTACGTATAAATCTTCCGTCAATCTTATCGTTGAAAAGGAACGCGAAAATGTAGAAAGAACAGTTGCAGAGGTTGGTAACCGTTTAGCGAACGCAAAAGGAAACTTGACTGTTTCTGATGTCTATGAAAAATTGAAGACACCTAGTGTTGAAGAAGATGATTTAGATAGTAAAAAAATTTCCGTAGAAGGATCATTGATGGAAATGGATAGTATGATTTCTGAATTAGGTCAACCGCCATTATTTCTATCTATTTACGACACAAATGGAACATTAATATTTGAGACTCAGAAAATACAAAGTAAGTTAATGAAAAAAGAGAAGCAAGCAGCTGAAATCAAAACATTAGATGACAAGACAGGTTTTTTGATTATTCAGCTAGTTTATTCAAAAGATAATAGAGAACAAGTCGGATACATACAAGCGTTTTATGAGTTATCTTCTTTTTACGATATTAGAAACCGTCTATTGTTAACATTGATTGTTTTGGAGATAATCTCATTGATTTTAAGTAGCATATTAGGATTTATCTTATCATCATACTTTTTAAAACCCTTGAAAGTTTTAAGGGATACAATGGATACGATTAGGAAAGATCCCCAGTCGGATATTCATATGCCAGATATCCATTCGAATGATGAGCTTGCCGACCTTGCGGAAATCTTTAATGAGATGTTAGATCGTATGAGACGCTATATTGAGCAACAGGAACAGTTTGTAGAAGATGTTTCCCATGAATTACGGACGCCAGTAGCGATTATTGAAGGGCATTTGAATTTGTTGAATCGATGGGGGAAAGAGGATCCAGAAGTATTGGATGAATCTTTAGAAGCTAGCTTACAAGAGATTGTCCGTATGAAGAGTCTAGTTCAAGAGATGCTAGATTTGTCTCGAGCAGAGCAAGTCGATGTCCAGTATTCAAATCATACCTCTAATGCGAAACAAGTTGTTTATCAAGTGTTTAATAACTTTAAAATTTTATATCCAGATTTTGTTATTACTTTAGATGATGATCTCTTACATGAAGTGACGCTAGGGATTTACCGTAATCATTTTGAACAACTTTTGATTATTATTCTAGACAATGCTGTCAAATATTCAACGACTCGCAAAGAAGTTCACATTTCCATTTCGAAAACATTAAGCGAATTTGAGATAGCCATTCAAGACTTTGGCGAAGGAATACCAGAAGATGATTTAGACAAGATATTTAATCGTTTTTATCGAGTGGATAAAGCGCGCGCCCGTAATAAGGGGGGGAATGGATTAGGTTTATCGATTGCCAAACAATTAGTAGAAAATTACAAAGGCAGAATCGATGCGGAAAGTGTTGTTCATCAAGGAACAATATTTAGAATTTATATTCCAATAGTAAATAAAAGTGAAATAGTAGAGTAG
- a CDS encoding YceD family protein — translation MKWSLLELNKYKDKPCEFSETLDLKASLMKRDNLILDVSPVKATGILAVGKEEYLLHYKIDVIVTVPSSRSLTPVPLTLAINVDEVFMTPEQYQQRDERLADEEIILLEKPTIDLDESVEDNILLSIPIQVLSEEEQVSQDMPKGNDWEVLSEEDYVQKRQEEAQQTMDPRLAKLSELFSETSDEDDKQ, via the coding sequence ATGAAATGGTCTTTACTAGAACTAAACAAATACAAAGACAAACCGTGTGAATTTTCAGAGACACTTGATTTAAAGGCGTCCTTGATGAAACGAGATAATCTGATCTTAGATGTTAGTCCTGTCAAAGCAACCGGGATATTAGCTGTAGGAAAAGAAGAGTACTTGCTGCACTATAAAATCGATGTTATTGTAACAGTTCCATCTTCACGTTCTTTAACACCTGTTCCTCTTACACTTGCCATTAATGTTGATGAGGTATTTATGACCCCTGAACAGTATCAGCAAAGAGATGAACGTTTGGCGGATGAAGAAATCATTTTGTTGGAAAAACCAACGATTGATTTAGATGAATCAGTCGAAGATAACATTCTTTTGTCTATTCCAATTCAAGTATTATCAGAAGAAGAGCAAGTAAGTCAAGATATGCCAAAAGGCAATGACTGGGAAGTTCTGTCAGAAGAAGATTATGTACAGAAAAGACAAGAAGAAGCACAACAAACAATGGATCCTCGTCTTGCTAAATTATCCGAATTATTCAGTGAAACATCTGATGAGGACGATAAGCAGTAG
- the recQ gene encoding DNA helicase RecQ, translating to MIDIKDLLKEKFGYDEFRQGQEDIINHVLHKENVLGIMPTGGGKSICYQLPALVLENLTLVISPLISLMKDQVDALNMMGIPATFINSTISQQEMNRRVQMAVNREVKLLYIAPERLESFDFQQLLLHVPIDLLAVDEAHCISQWGHDFRPSYLRLAEIIEQFQQQPSVIALTATATPQVAEDILKQLHIPKDNQVQTGFARENLSFQVVKDQNRDVFLLEYLKLNQGQSGIVYASTRKEVERIYHLLQSKKIAVGMYHGGMNEKERNHNQEEFLFDKIQVMVATNAFGMGINKSNVRFVIHAQIPGNIESYYQEAGRAGRDGLPSDAVLLYAPQDLQIQQFFIDQSEMTIDYKQKEYMKLREMSQYANAQMCLQKFILRYFGEKGSDCGRCSNCLDERELVDITVDVQKVLSCVKRMGEKFGKGLVGKVLTGSKDQKIDQWHFNRLPTYGLMKDRTQKEVNQLIDYLTAERYLNPSDGQYPLLSVSPTGVQVLLGQQTVFRKEDQRVRKVVVNDGLFETLRELRMDLAQEAGVPPYLIFSDSTLKEMCEKLPKNSIQLLQVKGVGQNKLDKYGEKFLAAIEVFKQTEEKDVSSQ from the coding sequence ATGATTGACATCAAAGACTTGCTAAAAGAAAAATTTGGATACGACGAATTTCGTCAAGGACAAGAAGACATCATCAATCATGTTTTACATAAAGAAAATGTTTTAGGTATTATGCCAACAGGTGGCGGTAAGTCTATTTGTTACCAGCTACCAGCGCTTGTCTTAGAAAATCTGACTCTAGTGATCTCACCTTTGATTTCTTTAATGAAAGATCAGGTTGATGCCTTAAATATGATGGGGATCCCTGCAACGTTCATCAATAGTACAATTTCACAGCAGGAAATGAATAGACGAGTTCAGATGGCTGTTAATCGTGAGGTTAAGCTTTTGTATATAGCACCTGAAAGGTTGGAATCATTTGATTTCCAACAATTACTTCTACATGTCCCAATCGATCTATTAGCAGTAGATGAAGCGCATTGTATCTCTCAATGGGGGCACGATTTTCGTCCAAGTTATTTACGTTTAGCCGAAATTATTGAACAGTTCCAGCAGCAACCTTCAGTCATTGCGCTTACGGCGACTGCAACACCGCAAGTAGCTGAAGATATCCTTAAACAGTTACACATCCCAAAAGATAATCAGGTACAGACAGGTTTTGCTCGTGAGAATCTATCTTTTCAAGTCGTTAAAGATCAAAATCGAGATGTTTTTCTTTTAGAGTATTTAAAGTTGAATCAAGGACAATCAGGTATTGTTTATGCAAGTACCCGTAAAGAAGTTGAACGGATCTATCATTTGCTTCAAAGTAAAAAAATAGCTGTAGGTATGTATCATGGCGGCATGAATGAAAAGGAGCGCAATCATAATCAAGAAGAGTTTTTATTTGATAAAATCCAAGTGATGGTTGCGACGAATGCGTTTGGTATGGGGATCAATAAGAGTAATGTTCGTTTTGTGATTCATGCGCAGATCCCTGGAAATATCGAGTCTTATTATCAAGAGGCTGGACGTGCCGGACGTGATGGACTCCCAAGTGATGCCGTTTTACTTTATGCACCGCAAGATCTTCAAATTCAGCAATTCTTTATTGATCAATCAGAAATGACGATTGATTATAAACAAAAGGAGTACATGAAATTAAGAGAAATGTCTCAATACGCAAATGCTCAAATGTGTCTACAAAAATTTATATTGCGCTATTTTGGAGAGAAAGGATCTGACTGTGGTCGCTGCTCCAATTGTTTAGATGAACGGGAATTAGTAGATATCACAGTGGATGTTCAAAAAGTTCTTTCTTGCGTGAAACGAATGGGTGAAAAATTTGGTAAGGGGTTAGTTGGAAAAGTGCTAACTGGTTCTAAAGATCAAAAAATCGACCAATGGCATTTTAATCGTTTACCTACATATGGTTTAATGAAGGATCGAACGCAAAAAGAAGTGAATCAATTGATTGATTATCTAACAGCCGAAAGATATTTAAATCCGTCAGACGGTCAATATCCTTTATTATCAGTTTCACCGACAGGAGTTCAAGTCTTGTTAGGCCAACAGACAGTATTTAGAAAAGAAGATCAACGTGTGCGCAAAGTTGTTGTGAATGATGGCCTTTTTGAAACATTAAGAGAATTACGGATGGATTTAGCGCAAGAAGCAGGCGTGCCGCCATATCTCATTTTCTCAGACAGTACATTAAAAGAAATGTGTGAGAAACTCCCTAAAAACTCAATTCAATTATTGCAAGTAAAAGGTGTAGGTCAGAATAAACTGGATAAATACGGGGAAAAATTTTTGGCAGCAATCGAAGTATTTAAACAGACAGAAGAAAAAGACGTTAGTTCTCAGTAG
- the gndA gene encoding NADP-dependent phosphogluconate dehydrogenase, with the protein MTKQQFGVVGMAVMGKNLALNIESRGYSVALFNRTGSKTTDVVEEHPDKNFKATYTIEEFVDSIEKPRRIMLMVQAGFATDATIQELLPHLDKGDILIDGGNTFFKDTIRRNEELANSGINFIGTGVSGGEEGALKGPSIMPGGQKEAYELVAPILEKISAKAEDGEPCVTYIGPNGAGHYVKMVHNGIEYGDMQLIAESYDLMKNILDVSVDEMADIFKEWNQGELDSYLVEITADILTRKDDEGTGKPIVDVIMDAAGNKGTGKWTSQSALDLGVPLPLITESVFARFISAYKDERVKASKVLAKPEAPAYQGDKKELIEKIREALYFSKIMSYAQGFAQLRVASEDYEWDLPFGEIAKIWRAGCIIRAQFLQKITDAYDKNPTIENLLLDEYFIDITKKYQQSVRDVVSIAVQAGVPVPTFASAIAYYDSYRSERLPANLIQAQRDYFGAHTYQRVDKEGTYHYSWYNEQ; encoded by the coding sequence ATGACAAAACAACAATTTGGCGTAGTCGGAATGGCCGTAATGGGAAAAAATTTGGCCTTAAACATCGAAAGTAGAGGATATTCAGTTGCTCTATTCAATCGTACAGGTTCAAAAACAACGGATGTGGTTGAAGAACATCCAGATAAGAATTTTAAAGCGACTTACACAATTGAAGAGTTTGTAGACTCTATTGAAAAACCACGTCGTATCATGTTGATGGTTCAAGCGGGTTTTGCTACAGATGCGACAATTCAAGAATTATTGCCTCATTTAGATAAAGGAGATATTTTGATTGACGGTGGGAATACATTCTTCAAAGATACGATCCGTAGAAATGAAGAGTTAGCAAACTCAGGAATCAACTTTATCGGTACTGGTGTTTCAGGTGGGGAAGAAGGTGCATTAAAAGGCCCTTCAATCATGCCGGGTGGTCAAAAAGAAGCTTATGAATTAGTTGCTCCAATTTTAGAAAAGATTTCAGCTAAAGCAGAAGATGGTGAACCATGTGTGACCTATATTGGTCCAAACGGAGCAGGTCATTATGTTAAAATGGTCCATAACGGAATCGAATATGGCGATATGCAATTGATTGCTGAGTCATATGATTTAATGAAAAATATCCTTGATGTATCTGTAGATGAGATGGCAGATATTTTCAAAGAATGGAATCAAGGAGAATTAGATAGTTATCTTGTAGAAATCACAGCAGATATTTTAACTCGTAAAGATGATGAAGGAACAGGAAAACCAATTGTTGATGTAATCATGGATGCTGCTGGTAATAAAGGAACAGGCAAATGGACAAGCCAAAGCGCTTTGGACTTAGGTGTTCCGCTACCGTTGATTACTGAATCTGTTTTTGCTCGTTTTATTTCTGCTTATAAAGATGAACGTGTGAAGGCAAGTAAAGTCCTAGCTAAACCTGAAGCACCTGCTTATCAAGGGGATAAAAAAGAATTGATTGAAAAAATTCGCGAAGCTCTTTACTTCAGTAAAATCATGAGTTACGCACAAGGATTTGCTCAATTACGTGTTGCTTCAGAAGATTATGAGTGGGACTTACCATTTGGTGAGATCGCTAAAATCTGGCGTGCAGGTTGTATCATCCGTGCGCAGTTCTTACAAAAAATTACAGATGCATATGATAAAAATCCAACAATCGAAAACTTACTATTGGATGAGTACTTTATTGATATTACAAAAAAATATCAACAATCTGTTCGTGATGTTGTATCGATCGCTGTTCAGGCAGGAGTTCCAGTTCCAACATTTGCTTCAGCTATTGCTTATTATGACTCATATCGCTCAGAACGCTTACCAGCAAATCTGATTCAAGCGCAAAGAGATTACTTTGGTGCTCATACGTATCAACGAGTTGATAAAGAAGGTACTTACCACTATAGTTGGTATAACGAACAATAA
- the typA gene encoding translational GTPase TypA, whose protein sequence is MKYREDIRNVAIIAHVDHGKTTLVDELLKQSDTLDGHTQLQERAMDSNAIESERGITILAKNTAVDYKGTRINILDTPGHADFGGEVERIMKMVDGVVLVVDAYEGTMPQTRFVLKKALEQKVTPIVVVNKIDKPSARPEHVVDEVLELFIELGADDEQLDFPVIYASALNGTSSDSDKPEDQEPTMAPIFDQIIEHVPAPIDNSDEPLQFQVSLLDYNDYVGRIGIGRVFRGTMKVGDQVALMKLDGSVKNFRVTKIFGFFGLQRVEINEAKAGDLIAVSGMEDIFVGETVADVSTQEALPILHIDEPTLQMTFLVNNSPFAGREGKYVTSRKIEERLMAELQTDVSLRVEPIGPDSWTVSGRGELHLSILIENMRREGYELQVSRPEVIEREIEGVKCEPFERVQIDTPEEYMGSVIESLSLRKGEMQDMIHTGNGQIRLIFLAPARGLIGYTTEFLSMTRGYGIMHHTFDQYLPMIQGTIGGRHQGALVSIDTGKATTYSIMSIEERGTVFVEPTTDVYEGMIIGENNRDNDLTVNITRAKQMTNVRSANKDQTSVIKKAKILTLEESLEFLNEDEYCEVTPESIRLRKQILNKNEREKASKKKK, encoded by the coding sequence TTGAAATACAGAGAAGATATTAGAAACGTGGCAATCATCGCCCACGTCGATCACGGTAAAACAACATTAGTAGATGAACTTTTAAAACAATCAGATACTTTAGATGGACACACACAATTACAAGAACGTGCAATGGATTCGAATGCGATTGAAAGCGAACGTGGGATCACGATTTTAGCTAAAAATACAGCAGTTGATTACAAAGGCACTCGCATCAACATTTTAGATACACCTGGACACGCGGATTTCGGTGGTGAAGTAGAGCGTATCATGAAAATGGTTGACGGTGTAGTTTTAGTTGTTGATGCTTATGAAGGAACAATGCCTCAAACTCGTTTCGTATTGAAAAAAGCATTGGAACAAAAAGTAACACCAATCGTTGTTGTAAATAAAATTGATAAACCTTCAGCGCGTCCAGAACACGTTGTAGATGAAGTATTAGAATTATTTATCGAATTAGGTGCGGATGATGAACAATTGGACTTCCCAGTTATTTATGCATCAGCTTTAAATGGAACTTCAAGTGATTCTGACAAACCAGAAGATCAAGAACCAACAATGGCTCCAATCTTTGATCAAATCATTGAACATGTGCCAGCGCCAATCGATAATTCAGATGAACCATTACAATTCCAAGTATCATTATTAGACTATAACGATTATGTTGGACGTATTGGTATCGGCCGTGTGTTCCGTGGAACAATGAAAGTGGGCGACCAAGTTGCCTTAATGAAATTAGATGGTAGCGTGAAGAATTTCCGTGTTACTAAAATCTTTGGTTTCTTTGGACTTCAACGTGTTGAAATCAATGAAGCGAAAGCAGGCGATTTAATTGCCGTTTCTGGTATGGAAGATATCTTCGTTGGTGAAACAGTTGCTGACGTTTCAACCCAAGAAGCATTGCCAATTCTCCATATTGACGAACCAACTTTACAAATGACATTCTTAGTTAATAACTCTCCATTTGCTGGTCGTGAAGGTAAATACGTTACTTCACGTAAAATTGAAGAGCGATTAATGGCAGAACTACAAACAGATGTATCATTACGCGTAGAGCCAATTGGTCCGGATTCATGGACGGTATCTGGTCGTGGTGAATTACATTTATCAATTTTGATTGAAAATATGCGTCGTGAAGGATATGAATTGCAAGTATCGCGTCCTGAAGTTATCGAACGTGAAATTGAAGGTGTGAAATGCGAACCTTTTGAACGTGTTCAAATTGATACTCCTGAAGAATACATGGGTAGTGTTATCGAATCATTAAGCCTACGTAAAGGTGAGATGCAAGATATGATCCACACTGGTAATGGTCAGATTCGTTTGATTTTCTTAGCACCAGCTCGTGGTTTGATTGGGTACACAACTGAGTTTCTATCAATGACTCGCGGATATGGTATCATGCATCATACATTTGACCAATATCTACCAATGATTCAAGGAACAATTGGTGGACGTCATCAAGGTGCGTTGGTTTCAATTGATACTGGTAAAGCAACGACTTACAGTATTATGAGCATTGAAGAACGAGGAACAGTCTTTGTAGAACCTACAACTGATGTATACGAAGGAATGATCATCGGTGAAAACAATCGTGATAATGACTTGACTGTAAACATCACAAGAGCAAAACAAATGACTAACGTTCGTTCTGCTAATAAAGACCAAACATCTGTAATCAAAAAAGCAAAAATCCTTACATTAGAAGAGTCATTAGAATTCTTGAATGAAGATGAATATTGTGAAGTAACACCAGAAAGTATTCGTTTGAGAAAACAGATTCTTAACAAAAACGAACGTGAAAAAGCAAGTAAAAAGAAAAAATAA
- the rpmF gene encoding 50S ribosomal protein L32 produces the protein MAVPARRTSKAKKGKRRTHYKLTIKGLNACSNCGEMRKSHHVCPACGHYDGKDVISKEA, from the coding sequence ATGGCAGTACCAGCTAGAAGAACTTCAAAAGCTAAAAAGGGCAAACGCCGTACTCATTACAAATTAACTATCAAAGGTTTGAATGCATGTTCAAACTGTGGTGAAATGAGAAAAAGCCATCACGTATGTCCAGCATGTGGTCATTACGATGGAAAAGACGTAATCTCTAAAGAAGCATAA